The region ATGAACGCCGCCTGCGCCAGACTGACCTGTCCGGCATAGCCCAGAGTCAGGTTCAGCCCCATGGCCGAGATGGAAAACAGCAGCCACGACGTCAAGGTATAGACGATGTAGTTGCCCTGACCGATGGGGGCGGCGATCAGCACCGCGATGCCAAGGATGATCAGGATGATCTGGGTGCGGGTCATACGGCTCGTCCTTCCTTGGTGCCCAAAAGGCCCTGCGGGCGCAGCAGGATGATGGTGATCAGCAGGATCAACGGCATCGCCGAGCGGTATTCGGCCGAGATATAGACCGCCGAGAGGTTATCGATCACGCCGATCAGCAAGCCCCCGACCAATGCTCCGCGGATCTGGTTGAAGCCCCCGACGATGGCCGCGATAAAGGCGACCAGACCCAGCGTTTCGCCATTCGAGAACTTGGCGAGGTAGACCGGCGAGATCAGCACCGAGGCAATGGTCGCCAGCGCGGCGTTGATCAGAAAGGTATAAAGCACCATCCGCTTGACATCGACGCCAAGGATCTCGGCCACCTGCGGGTTCTGGGCACTGGCCTGCATGCAGCGGCCGGTGCGGGTGCGGTTCAGGAACAGTTGCAAGCCGCCAATGGCCAGCATCGACACGGCCAGGTTGCCGATATCCTGCACCGAGACGCTGGCCCCGGCGAAATTATAGACTTTTTGCGGAAAGATCGCCGGAAAGGGTTGGGCGGTGGCGCCGTAAAACTCTTTGACGCTTTCCTTCATCAACACCCCAAGCGCGATGGTGGCGATCACCAGCGGCAAGGTGCCATGGGGCAGCATCGGCTCGACGATCAGCTTCTTGAAGGCAACCCCAAGGATCAGCAGCGACAGGATCAGCGCAAAGCCGATGGCGGGCCACATCGACAGGCCCAGCCCCATGCCGATCAGCACGAAAAAGGCCGGCAGCATGACGAATTCGCCCTGCGCAAAGTTGATGGTCTGCGACGCCTGCCACAACAGGGTAAAGCCCACCGCCGCAAGGGCATAGATGGAACCGGCGGCAAGCCCGGAAATCAGGATCTGGATTAACTCGGCCATAAGAGCCTCACGTCAGGGGACGGATGCAGGGGCAGGCCGGTGGGATGCCGGTGCCGGCCTGCCTTGCAATCCTGCAAACTCGTTCAGTTCGGCGGCAGGATGGCCTTGACGACCTGCTTGCCGTCCTGCACCTCGACGAAAAAGCTTTCGCGCGACATTTCTCCGGTGTCGTCCCAACTGACATCCATCAGCACGCCGGGGCAATCCGCGGCCTTCAGCGTCAGGCCGTGGAACTTGTCGGCGATGGCCTGGCTGTCCGCCTTGCCCACCAGTTCGGTGACGCATTTGATGGCATGCGCTGCCGTATAGCCTTTTATGGCGTTGTGGTCGGGGGTGTAGTTGTATTTTTGCTTGAACCGCTCGACCATGTCGGTCATCGCGGGGATATTGGCGTCGGGGGTCAGGCCGACATGGCCCATGGCGCCGTTGGCCGCGTCGCCCGCCAGTTCGATGACCTTATGCCCGATCAGCGTCGTCTCGCCGACCAGCGGCAGGGTCACGCCCTGCTTGCGCGCCTCGCGCAGGAAACGGGCGCTTTCCTCTTCGGTCAGATAGACGAAGGCGGCGTCGGCCTCGATCCCCTTCAGCTTGACCACATCGGCCGAGAAATCGGTCTGCGCCTGTTCGGTGGGCAGGTCGGCCACGATCTCGAACCCGTAATTCTTGGCCTCGTCCATGAAGGCGGTGTGGCCGCCCTTGCCGAATTCGGTATTGGCCCAGACCACGGCGACCTTCTTGACGCCCATTTCATCGGCCATGTACTTGGCCATCTTGGGCACGCCCTTTTGTGAACCAAAGGCGGTGCGGAAGATATAGGGGTTGTTCATCGAGGTGAT is a window of Paracoccus methylovorus DNA encoding:
- a CDS encoding branched-chain amino acid ABC transporter permease, translating into MAELIQILISGLAAGSIYALAAVGFTLLWQASQTINFAQGEFVMLPAFFVLIGMGLGLSMWPAIGFALILSLLILGVAFKKLIVEPMLPHGTLPLVIATIALGVLMKESVKEFYGATAQPFPAIFPQKVYNFAGASVSVQDIGNLAVSMLAIGGLQLFLNRTRTGRCMQASAQNPQVAEILGVDVKRMVLYTFLINAALATIASVLISPVYLAKFSNGETLGLVAFIAAIVGGFNQIRGALVGGLLIGVIDNLSAVYISAEYRSAMPLILLITIILLRPQGLLGTKEGRAV
- a CDS encoding ABC transporter substrate-binding protein, translated to MFRTLIGSAATALALTAMPALADIKVGSIVELSGPGAAAGTNFRDGVRMGFEEINAADGILGEKVAVSEYDSQTDPQVSRAMVQKAIDDGVVAITGTVFSSSTVVNMLVAKQAGIPQFTGSEAPSITSMNNPYIFRTAFGSQKGVPKMAKYMADEMGVKKVAVVWANTEFGKGGHTAFMDEAKNYGFEIVADLPTEQAQTDFSADVVKLKGIEADAAFVYLTEEESARFLREARKQGVTLPLVGETTLIGHKVIELAGDAANGAMGHVGLTPDANIPAMTDMVERFKQKYNYTPDHNAIKGYTAAHAIKCVTELVGKADSQAIADKFHGLTLKAADCPGVLMDVSWDDTGEMSRESFFVEVQDGKQVVKAILPPN